A window of the Streptomyces formicae genome harbors these coding sequences:
- a CDS encoding DedA family protein: MTSVASVASVASVASVLGDVVGQLPPESTQQAVGYPSLFLLVALGALVPVIPTGAVVSSAAVVAFHQTAPFALLFVFVVSALAAFLGDITLYWLGQRGGGSKNGSRWLAALRERAAPDRLEQAQRKLHEHKAAVLVLSRLTPAGRIPVMLACLLARMPLGWFARGDAPACLAWAATYGLIGILGGSLFDEPWEGVVAAVALTLLLSGVPALWRRLRRPRPGSPDGQHPA, translated from the coding sequence ATGACGTCGGTCGCGTCGGTGGCGTCGGTGGCGTCAGTGGCGTCGGTGCTCGGAGATGTGGTGGGGCAGTTGCCACCGGAGTCCACTCAGCAGGCCGTGGGCTATCCGTCGCTGTTTCTGCTGGTGGCGCTGGGGGCGCTGGTGCCGGTGATTCCGACGGGGGCGGTGGTGAGTTCGGCGGCGGTGGTGGCGTTCCATCAGACGGCGCCGTTCGCGCTGCTGTTCGTCTTCGTCGTGTCGGCGCTGGCGGCGTTCCTCGGGGACATCACGCTGTACTGGCTCGGGCAGCGCGGGGGCGGGTCGAAGAACGGGTCGCGGTGGCTGGCGGCGCTGCGGGAGCGTGCCGCGCCTGACCGGCTGGAGCAGGCGCAGCGCAAGCTCCACGAGCACAAGGCGGCCGTGCTCGTGCTGTCCCGGCTGACGCCCGCCGGGCGCATCCCGGTGATGCTGGCCTGCCTGCTGGCGCGGATGCCGCTCGGGTGGTTCGCGCGGGGCGATGCGCCGGCGTGTCTCGCCTGGGCGGCGACGTACGGGCTGATCGGGATCCTCGGCGGCTCGCTGTTCGACGAGCCGTGGGAGGGCGTGGTCGCGGCGGTGGCGCTCACGCTGCTGCTGAGCGGTGTGCCGGCGTTGTGGCGCAGGCTGCGGCGGCCGCGTCCCGGTTCGCCGGACGGGCAGCACCCGGCGTGA
- a CDS encoding MBL fold metallo-hydrolase, which yields MTDHTEPPPPRSSTTPLTPGPVPESPRGAELGADLRAGETAGVPFPGGAGTPVVGLSVRPGTAGPPPEAPDAPHPGRSGPVAPVPPAQPRPLGLGRRWPRSFAGRLTAPLPGVRAMARLAREGALRPAAAGLADVPQLPFAPGPLPAAEPGTVAVTWAGHASWVVTIGGLTVLTDPVWSRRILGTPARLTPVGVRWEDLPPVDAVVISHNHYDHLDAPTVARLPRRTPLFVPGGLGRWFRRRRFTRVTELDWWEAAELPAPGGGAVRFDFVPAHHWSKRTLADTCRSLWGGWIIGDQQGRRVHFAGDTGYGHWFKEIGRRYQDIDLTLLPIGAYAPRWWLSTVHTDPEEAVQAYTDLGARNMAPMHWATFVLSAEPVLEPLQRLLAAWKCTGLPRERLWDLPVGGSRVLPAA from the coding sequence ATGACGGACCACACGGAGCCGCCCCCGCCCCGCTCCTCGACCACGCCACTCACCCCGGGCCCCGTGCCCGAGTCGCCGCGCGGCGCCGAGCTCGGCGCCGATCTCCGCGCCGGCGAGACCGCCGGAGTGCCGTTCCCGGGCGGTGCCGGCACCCCGGTCGTCGGCCTGTCCGTCCGCCCCGGCACGGCCGGGCCCCCGCCCGAGGCTCCGGACGCGCCGCACCCCGGGCGGTCCGGGCCCGTCGCCCCGGTGCCGCCCGCGCAGCCGCGGCCGCTCGGGCTCGGCCGGCGGTGGCCGCGGTCGTTCGCCGGGCGGCTCACCGCACCGTTGCCCGGCGTGAGGGCGATGGCCAGGCTGGCCAGGGAAGGGGCGTTGCGGCCCGCGGCCGCGGGGCTCGCGGACGTTCCCCAGCTGCCGTTCGCGCCGGGGCCGCTGCCCGCCGCCGAGCCGGGGACCGTCGCCGTCACCTGGGCAGGGCACGCCAGCTGGGTGGTCACGATCGGCGGACTGACCGTGCTCACCGACCCCGTGTGGTCCCGCAGGATCCTCGGCACGCCGGCCCGGCTCACCCCGGTCGGGGTCCGCTGGGAGGACCTCCCGCCCGTCGACGCCGTGGTGATCAGCCACAACCACTACGACCACCTCGATGCCCCGACCGTCGCCCGGCTCCCGCGCCGCACCCCGCTCTTCGTCCCGGGCGGGCTCGGACGCTGGTTCCGGCGGCGCCGGTTCACCCGGGTGACCGAGCTCGACTGGTGGGAGGCGGCCGAGCTGCCCGCCCCCGGCGGGGGAGCGGTGCGGTTCGACTTCGTACCGGCCCACCACTGGTCCAAGCGCACCCTCGCCGACACCTGCCGCTCCCTCTGGGGCGGCTGGATCATCGGCGACCAGCAGGGCCGGCGGGTCCATTTCGCGGGCGACACCGGATACGGGCACTGGTTCAAGGAGATCGGGCGCCGCTACCAGGACATCGATCTGACGCTGCTGCCGATCGGGGCGTACGCACCGCGCTGGTGGCTCAGCACCGTGCACACCGACCCGGAGGAGGCCGTGCAGGCGTACACGGACCTCGGCGCCCGGAACATGGCTCCGATGCACTGGGCCACCTTCGTGCTCTCCGCCGAGCCGGTGCTGGAGCCGCTCCAGCGGCTGCTCGCCGCCTGGAAGTGCACGGGCCTGCCGCGCGAACGGCTGTGGGACCTCCCGGTCGGCGGCTCCCGGGTGCTGCCCGCGGCCTGA